From a single Bacillus gobiensis genomic region:
- a CDS encoding FtsX-like permease family protein produces the protein MNMRVIARKNVLGNLQRYLAYFLSCVFSVTIFFIFSSFIFHPDVNPENIYGAGLVVPGLISCLVIIVVFSLFFVAYSNSSFLQVRKKEFGMLSLFGMTKSQLRRLVYYEQTAISLVAIIAGIGVGLLFTKLFYLIMSAFLDMKVPISFQLVPKALMLTAIGFFVLFQFMTFFSFFQIKKSQIVDLLSARQKPKPMPKFSKWLVFLSVLSLASCYYLAYTAGIMKMLIRMFPILILVLIGSYFFFTQSSVAFIRALTKRKASFYKGTTIITRSNNLFRIKDHAVMLFLATIITAVIMTASGVIFMFYTDLKNQVETTSPQAIGWVEHHADTFQALKPKDVEKELEQAGEKIAYKVNELAIPITFDSDSTGMMIAESSYNKVAKEKGFEQVKLKKGEAFFNFPYPYVNMEILPIGKKAEIQIGKEHETFLIKPQSNEGVLVPQGRASTLLIVPDNEFKETLAKIPEHEQVRLMGYELENWEGAVEVSEKLEKMVADDHQTAFLARAPGYQVFKKALALTLFLGLFVSCLFFVIQGSFLYLRLFTEVEDTKIQMLALRRMGVTKEEMKKILSRQISFLFFIPFIGGAIHATFAFKSLSNMLGSNLLVGSLTVFGIYFAFQLAYYAVTRYIYVRTVLR, from the coding sequence ATGAACATGCGAGTTATCGCCCGTAAAAATGTGCTTGGGAATCTGCAGCGTTACCTGGCTTATTTTTTAAGCTGCGTATTTTCCGTCACGATTTTCTTTATTTTCTCATCCTTTATCTTTCATCCGGATGTCAATCCCGAAAATATATACGGAGCCGGCCTGGTTGTACCCGGACTTATTTCTTGCTTAGTGATTATCGTTGTCTTCTCTCTTTTCTTTGTTGCTTATTCTAACTCGAGCTTCTTGCAGGTTCGGAAAAAAGAATTTGGGATGTTGTCGCTTTTCGGAATGACAAAAAGTCAGCTGAGACGGCTCGTCTATTATGAACAAACGGCCATTTCACTCGTTGCTATTATTGCGGGAATAGGTGTGGGATTGTTGTTTACGAAGCTGTTTTATTTAATCATGAGTGCCTTTTTAGACATGAAAGTGCCGATATCCTTTCAACTAGTTCCAAAAGCATTGATGTTAACAGCGATTGGCTTTTTCGTATTGTTCCAGTTCATGACGTTTTTTTCGTTTTTTCAAATCAAAAAATCCCAAATCGTTGATCTGCTCTCAGCCAGACAAAAGCCAAAGCCGATGCCGAAGTTTTCGAAATGGCTTGTGTTTCTGTCCGTTTTATCCCTGGCATCCTGCTACTATCTTGCCTATACAGCGGGAATCATGAAGATGCTGATCCGAATGTTTCCGATTCTAATCTTAGTTCTAATCGGCAGTTATTTCTTCTTTACGCAAAGCAGTGTGGCCTTCATTCGAGCGCTGACAAAAAGAAAGGCAAGTTTTTATAAAGGGACAACGATTATAACTCGTTCCAACAATTTGTTTCGGATAAAAGATCATGCGGTCATGTTGTTTTTGGCAACTATTATTACTGCAGTTATTATGACGGCCTCCGGTGTTATTTTCATGTTTTACACAGACTTGAAAAATCAAGTTGAAACAACGTCTCCTCAGGCGATAGGGTGGGTGGAGCACCATGCTGATACGTTTCAGGCACTGAAACCAAAAGATGTTGAGAAGGAGCTGGAGCAAGCTGGTGAAAAAATCGCCTACAAGGTAAATGAGCTGGCCATACCGATCACTTTTGATTCTGATTCTACAGGAATGATGATTGCGGAATCGAGTTACAACAAGGTGGCAAAGGAAAAGGGTTTTGAACAAGTAAAACTTAAGAAAGGGGAAGCCTTTTTTAACTTTCCTTACCCGTACGTAAATATGGAAATTCTTCCGATCGGTAAGAAAGCTGAGATACAGATCGGCAAGGAACACGAGACATTTTTGATAAAACCGCAAAGCAATGAAGGAGTTCTGGTACCGCAAGGAAGGGCAAGTACGCTGCTTATTGTTCCTGATAACGAATTCAAAGAAACTCTGGCAAAGATACCCGAACATGAGCAAGTGCGTTTAATGGGGTACGAGCTAGAAAACTGGGAAGGAGCAGTTGAGGTATCTGAAAAACTTGAGAAGATGGTGGCGGATGATCATCAAACCGCTTTTCTGGCTAGAGCACCAGGATATCAAGTATTTAAGAAAGCCCTTGCATTAACCTTGTTTCTTGGATTGTTTGTCAGCTGCTTGTTCTTTGTAATTCAAGGTAGCTTCCTGTATTTGCGCTTGTTTACGGAGGTGGAGGATACAAAGATCCAAATGCTTGCTTTACGGCGCATGGGTGTCACGAAAGAGGAAATGAAAAAAATCCTTAGCAGACAAATTAGCTTTTTGTTCTTTATTCCGTTTATCGGTGGAGCGATTCATGCCACATTTGCGTTTAAGTCGTTAAGCAACATGCTCGGCTCGAATCTTCTAGTTGGATCACTCACTGTTTTCGGTATCTATTTCGCTTTTCAGCTTGCTTATTACGCTGTTACGCGATATATCTATGTGCGAACAGTTTTGAGATAA
- a CDS encoding sensor histidine kinase has product MLFSYLRDRSMILLGLVFSYVVMAATAILIFIEQELSIPYGALFYVFLLGVFFLAVGTAIDYVRQRSFRIQLKKQLESDSDPLQSGYALASAEPCTKEQEWWVDLILAMNQKYEESLQQMTDKEKQQQTFTNQWIHQMKTPVSVISLLIQEGKQHPGPDFMYQLLNDIEEENETFSSGLDRMLQLSRLEAFSTDMKSEKVDLKSFLTEIINREKRQFIKRRIFPKLNIPDTLIVFSDKKWLDVVITQILQNALKYSVQGEGKEIWITGKEERPNTISLSITDFGQGIPDYDLPRIFDPFYTGSNGRTQKEATGMGLYIAKMVCDQLGHHLTAQSEEKRFTSLTIEFTSLTLHR; this is encoded by the coding sequence ATGTTGTTTTCTTATCTTCGAGATAGAAGCATGATTCTGCTAGGGCTTGTTTTTTCGTATGTAGTAATGGCAGCAACGGCAATTTTAATATTCATAGAACAGGAGCTTTCTATTCCGTACGGAGCTCTTTTTTATGTGTTTTTGTTAGGTGTCTTTTTTTTAGCAGTCGGAACTGCTATTGATTATGTGAGACAGAGAAGCTTTCGCATCCAATTAAAAAAACAGCTGGAGAGCGATTCAGATCCGCTCCAATCCGGTTATGCCCTTGCTTCTGCAGAACCCTGTACAAAGGAACAGGAATGGTGGGTGGATTTGATCTTGGCGATGAATCAGAAGTATGAAGAGTCGCTGCAGCAGATGACAGACAAAGAAAAGCAGCAGCAAACTTTTACAAATCAATGGATTCATCAGATGAAAACTCCCGTCTCTGTCATATCCCTGCTTATCCAGGAAGGGAAACAGCACCCAGGGCCTGACTTTATGTATCAGCTGTTGAATGACATCGAAGAGGAAAATGAAACGTTCAGCTCAGGGCTGGATAGAATGCTGCAACTGTCAAGACTTGAGGCATTCTCCACCGATATGAAATCGGAGAAAGTGGACCTGAAGAGTTTTTTGACAGAAATCATTAATCGGGAAAAAAGGCAATTTATTAAAAGAAGAATCTTTCCGAAGCTGAACATACCAGATACGCTTATCGTATTTAGCGATAAAAAGTGGCTCGATGTTGTCATCACTCAAATATTGCAAAACGCTTTAAAGTACTCCGTACAAGGAGAGGGAAAGGAGATATGGATCACGGGGAAGGAAGAGCGGCCAAACACAATAAGTCTATCAATTACCGATTTCGGACAAGGCATCCCCGATTACGACCTGCCGAGAATATTTGATCCATTTTATACAGGAAGCAACGGAAGAACACAAAAGGAAGCAACAGGGATGGGACTTTATATTGCAAAAATGGTCTGCGATCAGCTTGGTCACCACTTAACCGCTCAATCTGAAGAGAAGCGCTTTACGTCATTAACGATCGAGTTTACAAGCCTTACATTACATAGGTGA
- a CDS encoding response regulator transcription factor produces the protein MYRVLIVEDDKKITEILKNHLSKYGYEAEAVIRFDEIIKKFEEYAPHLVLLDINLPFYDGFYWCRRIRTISNVPILFISARTDDLNQVMAIEHGGDDYIAKPFHLDVVLAKIKSSIRRAYGEYAFRQEEKEQLDVNGLIIDLNKMQVLWKDELLSLSHKEFLLLMKFVKEKHRAISRDELLEEIWDEQTFVDDNTLTVNVNRLRKKLDELGLSQSIETVRGYGYRFSVHWGGE, from the coding sequence GTGTACAGAGTATTAATTGTGGAAGATGATAAAAAAATTACAGAAATTTTAAAAAATCACTTAAGTAAGTATGGATACGAAGCAGAAGCTGTCATACGGTTTGACGAGATAATAAAGAAATTTGAAGAGTATGCTCCGCATCTTGTACTGCTCGATATTAATCTGCCATTCTATGATGGATTTTATTGGTGCCGAAGGATTCGAACGATTTCAAATGTGCCTATTTTGTTTATTTCTGCCCGTACCGATGATTTAAACCAAGTCATGGCAATTGAACATGGCGGGGATGATTATATCGCGAAGCCGTTTCACTTAGATGTCGTGTTAGCGAAAATTAAGAGCTCTATTCGCCGGGCATATGGCGAGTATGCGTTTCGGCAAGAGGAGAAAGAGCAACTAGACGTGAACGGATTAATTATTGATTTAAATAAAATGCAAGTCCTTTGGAAAGACGAACTGCTTTCCCTTTCTCATAAAGAATTTCTGCTGCTGATGAAGTTTGTCAAAGAAAAGCATCGGGCAATATCCAGAGATGAGCTTCTTGAGGAGATATGGGACGAGCAAACATTTGTGGATGATAACACGTTGACCGTCAATGTTAACAGACTGCGAAAAAAACTGGACGAGCTTGGATTATCACAGTCTATTGAAACTGTACGAGGCTACGGCTATCGTTTCTCTGTTCATTGGGGAGGAGAGTAG